taattatcatatgttatatagttcgtgatatcatcggtcaaactagacggtcaaacgttgtgtaaaactcttttcaaaaacataaatctcaacaatttggattgcttatcatgttggtaaggtttaatttatgtaaatattaatcttataagtatagaacgatcgaaaaagtgcgggtcattacaatgagtgagttaaaaattgcacttagaccgattttaaatggtgcatttattcatacacgttgtgttgctcatattataaacttgggagttcaagattgtttaactttttgttcttcattaaaagaaaaatttagaagattattagtaacgatttatcgtacgagcaacgcacgacatcataactataaggcttttgttaaagattgtcatggcacttggttaggtccttattttgataataatacaagaTGGAATTCTACTTGTTTAATGTTCGAAAATATTTTACGTCAAAAAGAAACGTTAATCGCTTTTAATAGAAAACTACTTAGAAAGGGATTTTCTGAACCAATTAGTGATGACGAATGGGATGACTTGGAATCATTAacaagttttttacaagtttttaaagaggCATCAACAATGTTATCGGGTGTTTATTACCCAACTAGCGTACTAGTTTTAGAACAATTTTATATAATGACGGAAAAAATATGCGAATTTGCGAACtcaaataatgttatttttagacaagcgatttttcatataagaaaaaaactaaaaaaatattttggAGAGATACCGAAGGTATTTTTATGTGCGGCCGCACTTGACCCACGATTAAATTTTAATGGGGTTGAACGATTGATGACAACAATATATACCAACTTTGATTGTGTGCATGGTGTTTTTGATGCCGAACCCAACTACCTTTTGAACCAAGTACACGCTTTTAATGATGTTTTTGAGAATATGTTTGGTATTTATGCAAAAAAATATGGTCGACAATCAAACCCAATTGTTGACCAACCCGGATCATCTTCTCGAAGGAGCCGAGACCTCAAAATAAGTCTTTTTAACTTGGTACGTGAAGACGCTTCCAAACGCGCACGAACAtcggcacccacaagcgagttgggaaattataagatggcaagctttgcactaaacatgagtgaagaacaatttaacaaccttgacattttaaaatggtgggaaacaaaacaagacacatatccaatattaagcattatggctcgtgacttatttaccgttcaagcttcaaccgtagcttccgaatcggccttttctttgagtggtcgaattatatcggaaagaaggtcaagacttaccccccaagctgtgaaagtatgtgtatgtttgaaagattatttggatggggtagataggatacaagatcaaacttcattagaaggtccgttatataacgacattgaagaatgtatagagtttaaagaaaatttagcgggattatcacctacaacaaccgaagagaattccgacaatgaactaaacgaagtggatgaaggtgactatgaaccgtttgatatggaccaaaccgaaatgaatatatcgggttaccaacaagcttacctttctctagttgatgacaccgcttttgaagactacgatcgaaggcaccatcctcaacgcgctcaacaagataacacatttgggtcatttgacgactaaattataacgggtgatggccatgccgaagctcgatatactttagtcttaatacattattgggtgatggccatgccgaagctcgaaatgtattaattataattgtattgttcgaataaaagtgtttttatttttattattgtatcgttcgaataaaagtgttatttatataattgtattgttcgaatattgttatttatattatctattgtATTAAGCAGTTGAGCATTATAACTTTTCTTTATaccgattatattattgttgttaaacgttaaaaaaaatagaacctctaaaaatataattcgcaaaatcgaatcctagtccaagaaaaatccgaaaaaatccgatcgagatccgaaaaagaaccggttccggaaaaaaatccgaaaaaaatccgacGCCGAGAACCGGAACCGGTTCCGAAAAATCCGGACAAAAAAATCCAGTTTTTTTTTTGTCCGAATCCGGTTTTTTATCCGGTTTGTGCATCTATACCTGGCTTAATGAGTTTTCCAAGACACATTAACATTTATTTCGATTGGAAACAAATTTGCGATTAAGATTCGGCAATTGAAACGAGAGATCCATGGATAACCGAGAGCAATACCTATCATCTCCTTGAGTACAAACATGCTCAGCTTTCTTAAGAGGCACTTTCATAAAACTGCACGAGAGGTTAAAAAAACCGATGCTTTGATAGAATTTGCATACGTTCGAGCCATGAAAAGTGCAACACTGTGTGTCTAAACATTGGACACAAACACAAACGATGAAAAGACTAAGAATGCACATAATAATGTTTATATGAATACACATCCAGAAAACATGTCAGGAATACAACAGGTTTATACAATAGCATTCATGGATCAATAGAACAAGGAATGAAACCATGAAAGGCAACAAATATAAAACATAATACAGCGCTAACTGTTTATTTAGATATGGCCGACACTGTAACATATGCACATACGACACTTCATTCATTATTTTTAACTAAAACGTCGGTTCGCAAGCAGAAAATCCTCTACTTTTGAACCAAATTCCCAGTTAGCGATTTCCCCATCCCATGATGAACTCCCAAGCATAACGTTATATGGATGCCAACTACAATCTCTAACGATCTGTGCATGGTATTTTAGCCTTGCAACTTGACCTCCAGTCACCtgatcattaaaaaaaaaaaaaaaaagattaatatCTGAAAAAAGTAAATATAGAAGGATTCACGAACGGAGGCTAAAAACTACCAGATCAAACATATAAATGTGACCGTCAGCAGAACCAGAGTATATGTACTTTTGCCCAGTGCTGCAACGATAACATCACATAATTAAGAAATAATAATTTAATCATGAAACAACGATAATTTAATAACGGGATGTATGTACCTGTATGATGGGGAGAAATAACAACGTATGAGCGTTCGCAAGACTCTATGACCTCTATATGTCATGACTGATACATCATTCTGATGTTTTCGGTTTCTTAAATGTGATGGATATTCCATCCATCTATAATCCCAGTCAACATATCTATGGATCGCAACGCTGcataaaagaaaacaaaaaaacaACAAGAACCGCAACTTTacatatatacaataataatacaataatttatAATATCTATGGAGTATATAAATAATGTCATACCCGCGATTATTTGAGGACATTTTTCTGATATCCCAGAGTTTAATAGTCTGGTCTTTACCATTTGATATTAAATAATGGCCATCTCCGTGACTATCGATGAACGTAATGCCTTCGAGATGTCCGGTGAGGACCCCGGATTCGGTTCCTCTTGGACCTAAACATCGCCTATCCCATACCTGAAATAAAtcataaattaactaaataataattgtaatagaaTAGTGCACGAGTTATAAAGCACCGTCACAGTCTACGTCCAAAATTGATCAAATATATAAATACAATGTTAACCAAATTTACTGATCAAGAAAAAGCGCAAGTATCAGGGACTCTAGCCTTGCATTAATAAAAGGTCCAAAACTAGAAAAGGCTGCATCATGTCAATGATTGTTAGAGaaggcaatttcaacccatttacttaTAAATGGGTCAATTCGGGTTATGCCATGTTcttaatgggtcaaatgggtaacatGAGTAGCTTAATATGGAATGGATGAAACAAGTTGAAAACATGCCCGaagtatatatagatattaaatgaAACCTCCTAAACCATTTTAGTCGAAAATAACAGAATATTATGAGAACACTATAACTGTGTTGATCAAATTTGACACACTAAAaaataataaacaaataaataaatagtgTTTGACATAAAGTGTTTAGGCCAAATCTAACCCAACCTCCCTGACCCACCCATTATGCCATGACCACAAATTGCATGTTCTACTGAAAAACTTTCATTTGCATCGACAactaaaagaaaataaagaaaggcATACAGATACAGAAAACATCGTCAAAATTTTACCTTACAAAGATGATCATCACCCCCGGAATATAAGACATGACCAGCCTCATCAGCAAAACAAACAGCATTAACATCAGCCTGCAATGTAATAAATAAACCAAGTTCCGTCATCATATTACGGTTAGGAAACAATATTTCTCGACAACTTTGAAAAATATATAATCGCTATAAATGATACACAACAATATTAAAGATACTACATAATAGCTTGACTCGTGTAACAATACGAGTATCATACCCTGTGAGCTGGTATGCGAACATTTACTTTGTTGGCTACAAGATCATAAACATATATCGAATCATCACTACTTGCAGCTACAACTTCTCGACCATCGGTAGAAAATTTCACCGAGAAAATCCCGAAAGAGTAATCATTGTCATCGTCACCAAGACCAGAAAAATCTAGCCCCTCGTGTATCTCctgaataataataacaaaattaaacCTACATTGACTATTTTGACCCTTAATAATGTCAAACGGGTCGCAATCATTATTTTGGACGCAAATACAGAACTCCATAAGACCACCCATTACAGTGACTGTAACATGGAGGCAAACTTGGTGTTTTTGAAACGTGAGTGTGTTAAATTTTGAAGTTGTGTTTCATTTTGAAGTTGTGTTAGGGTGTGTGTCAAATTTGGGTGTCAATTTTTTTATTAGGTTTTTGGTGATGTGGCAAAATATGAGTGGGAGTTGGGTAACAAAAAATCAATTAATTATAGGAAAATGAGGTGTCAAAATTTGACGGGTGTCAAATTTAATGTTTGACCATCACAACTTTAACTAACGCCCCaaattttgtcaaaaatgaagcCCCATAAAAGGcgtcatttttgttacaaaataaAGCTTCGCCATTTTGACGCCTAATTTGAAGCCCGTAACAGGTGGTCTAACAAGcacaaaccaaaaatcataatgacatttgcatatatatttatttctaCTAATTTCAAAATACTACAGTTATTAGACTACAAACGCGTACCGTAACATTTGCAACAGAGTTGGTCATAGATGATCCGATATTCACAATATGGACAATAGGAGACATACTCGAATAAACCTGCAAGGATATTTTAGAGTAAATAACTGTTTATCCGATTTTAGAGAAAATAAATGTTTGTTATATAGGTTACAAGGAAACGCTGATCAGGTGAAAGAGATGTGTCGGTTATTGTCCACCGCAAGCTTCTAGCACGAATGTTCTTTTTAACTTTCCAATGATTATCGACATCATATATCTTAATATCACTGTCCtgtgtacatatatacatattcacaTCGTTATTATAAGATTCACATAATAAAAGAAACATGTCAAGTATCTAAAAATGTATAAAATTTGCCCAAAAATATCATTCTTTCTATCCaactaagggtgcgtttgataaaattgaatgattaAGTGTTGAATGATTCATAATTTGAATAATTCGAAGGTTTTGAATGAAATTGGTTCTGAATAACAATAATtggtttgataatcattttgaacgaGCAACGTGAATGACGTAAAAAGAGTATTTTAATTCTTGAATGATTCAGCACTACTGAATGTTAAACCATTCAACACCATATGTCATTTATGTCATTCAGGGGTCAGAGAGACAAACGCAACCTTAGTATCAAAATCTCAATCATCGTTATTGTATGTAACCAATGCCTTTCTTCATCGGATAACCAGTTTATTTTTTTTGGCTGACGTGTCAATCGTATAAGTTGTCATGTCACCGGCCAAAAAGTATTTAAGAGGTCGGATGCATACAATATCAATAACTGAAAACTTGATAACTACAACAGAAgaaatttgttaaattttaacattttttatgacACTTAGCCTTAATAACATATATGCAATACTCAAATGTACCTGAAATCCGGCAACAAAAAGAGTGCCATCGGCTGAAAACTGTGAAACATACGCACAACTATTCATCGAATCTATCACAATAGGACGATTACCCGGCAAATATCTACTCGAGAGATGACAACGATCCGAAGACGTGAACCTACTTCTCCCACTATAATTACCTTCTCGCCCCACCAACATTTTAACAGGAGAAATCGGTAACTTTTCTGCCTTCCCGGGCAACACCCGGCTAAAATACGGATTAGGTTTTGACCTAAGTTTCGTCACTACCGCAATCTCCGATAATCCCT
This window of the Rutidosis leptorrhynchoides isolate AG116_Rl617_1_P2 chromosome 7, CSIRO_AGI_Rlap_v1, whole genome shotgun sequence genome carries:
- the LOC139860227 gene encoding LEC14B homolog — encoded protein: MSRSRKSTNLCGRASSRLEIGGSAVSDEGLSEIAVVTKLRSKPNPYFSRVLPGKAEKLPISPVKMLVGREGNYSGRSRFTSSDRCHLSSRYLPGNRPIVIDSMNSCAYVSQFSADGTLFVAGFQDSDIKIYDVDNHWKVKKNIRARSLRWTITDTSLSPDQRFLVYSSMSPIVHIVNIGSSMTNSVANVTEIHEGLDFSGLGDDDNDYSFGIFSVKFSTDGREVVAASSDDSIYVYDLVANKVNVRIPAHRADVNAVCFADEAGHVLYSGGDDHLCKVWDRRCLGPRGTESGVLTGHLEGITFIDSHGDGHYLISNGKDQTIKLWDIRKMSSNNRGVAIHRYVDWDYRWMEYPSHLRNRKHQNDVSVMTYRGHRVLRTLIRCYFSPSYSTGQKYIYSGSADGHIYMFDLVTGGQVARLKYHAQIVRDCSWHPYNVMLGSSSWDGEIANWEFGSKVEDFLLANRRFS